The DNA sequence TCGGAAGTTGATGCCCAGGTTCACGTACTCGTTGATGCCGGTCTCGAACGGCAGCTCGATCCCGAGCCCGACCGAGATCCCGCCGGCCTCGGCGGCACCCCGGTTGGCGCCCTCCATCACTCCCGGGCCACCTCCGGTGATCACGGCAAGACCCGCGTCGGCCAGCGCCCACGCCAGTTCCCTGGCCGACTTGTACATCGGGCTGTCGACCTCGGTCCGGGCCGACCCGAAGATGCTGACGGCCGGACCGAGCTCGGCCAGTGTGCCGAAGCCCTCCACGAACTCCGACTGGATCCTCAGTACGCGCCACGGGTCGGTATGGACCCAGTCCGAGGGCCCACGGCTCTCCAGCAGCCGTTGGTCCGTCGTGGTGCCGACCAGCTGTTCGCCACTGCGGACAACGGGCCCCTGGGCATAACGCGCCTTGCGGGCAGGTGGTGTCGCGGCAGGCTGCCGACCGTCGGAGTTGGTCACGGCGCAAGCCTAGGTGCTGCCGGGACTCGACGGGACCCTCGACGGCGGGTCAGTGTGCCGGCGACAGCCAGCGCAGCAGCGCGTCCCGGCAGTTGCGCACGTCGGCCGCCGGGCAGAACTCGTCGTCGGCGTGCGCCTTGCTCGGGTCGCCCGGTCCGAAGTTGACGGCCGGAACCCCCAACTCGGCGAACCGAGCCACGTCGGTCCAGCCAAACTTGGCACTCGGCTCGCCGCCGACGGCGGCCAGGAACTCCGCCGCCGCCGGCTGGTCCAGTCCGGGTCGCGCCGCCGGGGCCGCGTCCGTGATCACCAGCGGATAGCCGTCGAAGACCGTGCGCAGGTGAGCCTCAGCCTCGGCTGTGGTCTTGTCCGGGGCGAAGCGGTAGTTGACGCCGATGGTGCACCGGTCCGGGATGACGTTCCCGGCGATCCCCCCGGAGATCGCCACGGCGTTCAGGCCCTCACGGTAGAGCAGCCCGTCCACCTCGACCTCGGCCGGCTGGTATTCGTCGAGCCTGCCCAGCACCGCAGCCGCCTGGTGGATCGCGTTGTTCCCCATCCACGCCCGGGCGGAATGGGCGGCTATGCCGTTGAGGACGATCTCGGCCCGCATCGTCCCTTGACAGCCGCCCTCGATACCTGCGTTCGACGGTTCGCACAGGACGGCGAAGGAGCCGATGAGCAGCTCGGGTCGTTCCCGGGAGATCCGGCCCAATCCGTTCAGTTCGGCCTCCACCTCCTCGTTGTCGTAGAAGATCCAGGTCACGTCGCGGACCGGCTCAGTCAGCGCAACGGCGGCGGAGAGCTGCACCGCAACGCCGCCCTTCATGTCGCACGAGCCGCGGCCCCAGAGGAGGAGGTCATCACCTTCGCCGGTGGTCCAGGACGGAACGTTGCCGGCGATCGGCACGGTGTCGATGTGACCGGCGATGACCACCCGGTCGGCTCGGCCGAGGTCGGTTCGCGCGATCACGACGTTGCCGTCCCTGATCACCTGCAGGTGCGGGTAGGGCCGCAGCGCCGCCTCGATCGAGTCGGCGATGACCTTCTCGTCACCGCTGACCGACTCGATGTCGACCAGCTGACGGGTCAGCTGCACCGGGTCTGCGGAGAGTTCGAGGGTCGTGGTGCCGGGAGCCATGGCAGGCAGACTATCGGTCGGGTGATCGGACGCGATCGGCCGTCCGCGCTGGTCAGGCTCAGCTTCGTGGAGATCAACACCAGGTTTCGAGGGGTCGGACCACCCCTCTACAGTTGGGCCATGACCGAGACAGGAGTAGCACCCACCCCGCGGAAGGCCTGGGGCTGGGGATTGGCCAGCATCCACGACACCGGCCATGTTCTCGACACCTACTTTCCGGCTCCCCGGCTCGGGGAGCCCGAGGGCGTCGGTGCTCCCGAGAATCTGATGGCCGCCGTCGTGCAGGATGCTGTCCGTGGTGTCCGTACCGAGGCGGTACAGGTCATGGCGGACCTGGACCAGCCACCGGCCAACACCCCCGACGCGTACCTGCGGCTGCACCTGCTCAGCCACCGCCTGGTCAAGCCACGCAGCATCAACCTGGATGGCATCTTCGGCGCCCTGCCGAATGTGGTGTGGACCTCGGCCGGACCATGCGCTGTCGACGGCTTCGAGAAGGTCCGGATCCGGCTGCGGGCCGAGCGCGGACACCTGACTGTCTTCGGGGTGGACAAGTTCCCGCGGATGGTCGACTACGTCCTCCCCAGCGGCGTCCGGATCGCCGAGGCCGACCGGGTCCGGCTCGGTGCGCATCTGGCCGAGGGTACGACGGTGATGCACGAGGGCTTCGTCAACTTCAACGCCGGGACTCTCGGCAGCTCGATGGTGGAGGGCCGGATCTCCGCGGGCGTGGTCGTCGGCGACGGGTCCGACATCGGCGGCGGGGCCTCGATCATGGGTACGTTGTCCGGTGGCGGTACCGAGGTCGTCTCGATCGGCCAGCGCTGCCTGCTCGGCGCCAACGCGGGGATCGGCATCTCGCTCGGCGACGACTGCGTCGTCGAGGCGGGGCTCTACGTCACGGCCGGCACCAAGGTGACGGTCCCGGACGGTTCGGTCGTCAAGGCCAGAGCGCTCTCCGGCCGGAGCGGCCTGCTGTTCCTGCGCAACTCGGTCAGCGGCGCGATCGAGGTGCGCGATCGGCAGGGCAGGGGCGTCGAGCTGAACGCCGCCCTGCACGCCAACTGACCCATGGCCAAGGGAACAGCCAGGGCCGCCGGATGCCTGATGGTGGCCCTGTTGCTGCTCGCCCTCGCCGGCATCGCCGGCTTCCTCTATCTACGCCAGAAGGGGCTCGCCGACCCGGTCCCAGGTCAGCAGCGCTGCGTCGGCCGCTCTGGTGACGCCTCGGTCGCGGTGGACCTGGAGCAGGCCCACTACGCCTCCATCGTGGTGGGCATCTCGGTCGCCCGCGGTCTGCCGGCCAGAGCCGCCTCGATCGCGATGGCCACCGTCTACCAGGAGACCGGCATCCGCAACCTCGACTACGGTGACCGGGACTCGGTCGGGCTCTTCCAGCAACGCCCGTCCCAGGGCTGGGGCACCGAGCAACAGCTGATGGATCCCTACTACGCGACCAACCGCTTCTACGACGCGCTGGTCAAGATCAAGGACTGGCAGACGGCCGACATCAACGATGTGGCCCAACAGGTGCAGGTCAGCGGTCACCCGGAGGCCTACCGCCAGCACGAGACCAGCGCCCGCGTACTGGCCAGTACGCTCTCGGGACATTCGCCGGGGGGTTTCAGCTGTCTCGAGCGACGTCACAACCCCGGCAACGCCGACGGCCTGACCGGCTCGCTGAAGGACACGTTCGGCCGGATACCGGTCCAGCGCACAGGTCGCACCATCACAATCAACGCCAGCACCGACCAGCTGGCCTGGGCCTATGCGCACTTCGCTGTGGCGAACACCCGCTACTTCGGGGTGGTG is a window from the Microlunatus panaciterrae genome containing:
- a CDS encoding TIGR00730 family Rossman fold protein, which gives rise to MVGTTTDQRLLESRGPSDWVHTDPWRVLRIQSEFVEGFGTLAELGPAVSIFGSARTEVDSPMYKSARELAWALADAGLAVITGGGPGVMEGANRGAAEAGGISVGLGIELPFETGINEYVNLGINFRYFFARKTMFLKYSQGFIVLPGGFGTFDELFEALTLVQTRKVTSFPVVLFGREYWQGLVDWLSGSVLSGGNISAGDIDMLQLTDDVDEAVSIMLSNRDRASGPKRPE
- the dapE gene encoding succinyl-diaminopimelate desuccinylase produces the protein MAPGTTTLELSADPVQLTRQLVDIESVSGDEKVIADSIEAALRPYPHLQVIRDGNVVIARTDLGRADRVVIAGHIDTVPIAGNVPSWTTGEGDDLLLWGRGSCDMKGGVAVQLSAAVALTEPVRDVTWIFYDNEEVEAELNGLGRISRERPELLIGSFAVLCEPSNAGIEGGCQGTMRAEIVLNGIAAHSARAWMGNNAIHQAAAVLGRLDEYQPAEVEVDGLLYREGLNAVAISGGIAGNVIPDRCTIGVNYRFAPDKTTAEAEAHLRTVFDGYPLVITDAAPAARPGLDQPAAAEFLAAVGGEPSAKFGWTDVARFAELGVPAVNFGPGDPSKAHADDEFCPAADVRNCRDALLRWLSPAH
- the dapD gene encoding 2,3,4,5-tetrahydropyridine-2,6-dicarboxylate N-succinyltransferase: MTETGVAPTPRKAWGWGLASIHDTGHVLDTYFPAPRLGEPEGVGAPENLMAAVVQDAVRGVRTEAVQVMADLDQPPANTPDAYLRLHLLSHRLVKPRSINLDGIFGALPNVVWTSAGPCAVDGFEKVRIRLRAERGHLTVFGVDKFPRMVDYVLPSGVRIAEADRVRLGAHLAEGTTVMHEGFVNFNAGTLGSSMVEGRISAGVVVGDGSDIGGGASIMGTLSGGGTEVVSIGQRCLLGANAGIGISLGDDCVVEAGLYVTAGTKVTVPDGSVVKARALSGRSGLLFLRNSVSGAIEVRDRQGRGVELNAALHAN